The following DNA comes from Geobacter sp..
TATTGCAGATTAGTAATGGTATTAGCATATGGAGTACAGGGAATCCTGAAATGCTGAAAAATTGTTGAACTATACTCCTTGTCATTAGAACAAATATGGCTACTGTAAGTGATGCAAATGTAACAACCAGAGTTATTTTTCTAATTCGGAGCTTGATTTCCATGTATTGGCGATTCTGGAAAAGTTGCACAAATGAGGGATAGGTTACTGTCCCGAGCGGAAAGATAATCCAGGACAGCAGCCCAGCAATTCTCTTGACGATATCGTAAAGACCGACATCCCGTGTCTGACAAAAATAACCGAGTACCAGTTTGTCAACATCGGTAATTCCTGCTTTCAGAAGTGATGAAATGAACGTGTGGGTGGTAAATGTGGTGAAATCTTTGACAACTTTGCGGGAAGCATGAACGGGAAAACCTCGAGTGTCGCGCCGGAGTGTGTGAATTGCAGTAACTGCTAATGTCAGACTGTACAGTATGTTGGATAAGGCATATCCAAAAATAACATAACGCACAGAGATAGGGCTGGACGCCAGCAGAACCCATGCAAGCCGAATTGATTTATGCAGAAGATCAGCACTGCTGAGTTTCCAAAACATGCCACAGCTTTGGAGTATTGCCGATGGAGTCCCAGCGAGGAAAAGGAATGAAGAACTTATAGAATATATTATGAGTAGTTTTTTTGCAATTTGTCCGTGGAAAAAGTGACTGCTTATCGGATCAGCAAGTATGAAGATGACAATTGGATAGATCAGAGCAAGCCCGGCATCAATCCCTGCTCCGAGAAGCACAG
Coding sequences within:
- a CDS encoding oligosaccharide flippase family protein, coding for MSNWGSDRFKWIKIFDRIQFQTALHKVAPFYLLKPLSMLINFITIAQITSMIGVDGYGAISLILAATAFITAVIDFRSNESVVRFRVRYQNANDPGSANFSVLLGAGIDAGLALIYPIVIFILADPISSHFFHGQIAKKLLIIYSISSSFLFLAGTPSAILQSCGMFWKLSSADLLHKSIRLAWVLLASSPISVRYVIFGYALSNILYSLTLAVTAIHTLRRDTRGFPVHASRKVVKDFTTFTTHTFISSLLKAGITDVDKLVLGYFCQTRDVGLYDIVKRIAGLLSWIIFPLGTVTYPSFVQLFQNRQYMEIKLRIRKITLVVTFASLTVAIFVLMTRSIVQQFFSISGFPVLHMLIPLLICNTLQNTLWFSRVFVNSIGEPHISVWLNGIMSALSIISLVFLVPLLNVDGAALANLLSMFVIFLLWSRYYLSKTRSWS